TCTGCCCTTCAGGTTTGAAGGTCCAAGGAAGATGGAAAAGGCTCTAAAAGGACTTGAAAAGTTAAAGGAGTCTTCTGACGCTTACATAGTAATACACAACGACAAAATAAAGGAACTCTCAAACAGGACACTGACTATAAAAGACGCCTTTAAGGAAGTAGACTCTGTCCTTTCAAAAGCTGTCAGGGGTATAACGAGTATAGTTGTCACTCCCGCTGTCATAAACGTGGACTTTGCGGATGTGAGAACAACGCTTGAAGAAGGTGGACTCTCGATAATAGGTATGGGAGAAGGAAGGGGAGACGAAAAGGCGGATATAGCTGTAGAAAAGGCTGTAACGAGCCCGCTTCTAGAAGGAAATACGATAGAGGGTGCGAGAAGACTTCTCGTTACTATATGGACCTCCGAGGACATACCCTACGACATAGTGGACGAAGTCATGGAAAGGATCCACTCAAAGGTTCACCCGGAAGCAGAAATAATATTCGGTGCTGTTCTGGAACCCCAGGAGCAGGACTTTATAAGGGTGGCCATTGTAGCCACGGACTTTCCCGAAGAGAAGTTCCAGGTAGGTGAAAAGGAAGTTAAGTTCAAAGTTATAAAGAAGGAGGAAAAGGAAGAACCGAAGGAAGAACCTAAACCTTTATCCGATACGACCTATCTGGAAGAGGAGGAAATACCCGCGGTAATCAGAAGGAAGAATAAGCGGTTGCTATGAGAACCGTAGACATAACGACGAAGATAGAGACCTTAAGAGAGGCGAAGGCTTACGGCAGGATAAGGTTAAAGCCCGAAACCGTAAAACTGATTAAGGAAAACAAAGTTCCAAAAGGAAACCTCGTAGAAGCCACAAAACTGAGCGGTATATTCGGGGCAAAGAAAACGGGAGAACTCCTTCCATTCTGCCACCCTATTCCCTTAGACTTCGTGGCTCTTGAAGTGAAAGTAAACGAAGATAATCTGGAAGTATTCTCAACGGTAAGAGGGATAGCAAGGACGGGCTACGAGATGGAAGCCCTGACGGCGGTCACAACTGCACTTCTTAATGTTTACGATATGTGCAAGGCTCTTGACGACTCCATGGTAATAGAAGAGGTGAAACTCCTCGAAAAGAGCGGTGGAAAATCTGACTGGTTTAGAAGGCTGGACGGAGTGAAGGTGAACCTTCACGCGGAAAATGAAGGATTAAGGAAAATCGCAGAAGACTACCTGAAAGAACTTGGAGCAACCTTTGCCGAAGAGGCAGAACTTTACATCTCCATCGGAGATAATCTTCCTATAAACAAGGAAATAAGGTCCCTTGAGCGTGTGATTTCCCTTTACGACTTTCGTAGGAATCCGAAAGAGGTGGGAAAGGAGATAAGAGTAGGGTGGTCCGACGATGCCCTGATAATAATCCTTCCCGAAAGCGAAGAAAAAATCAGGTTCTTCTTTGAAACCTTCGGAGGTATCATAGGAAATCTTTTATGCAGAAGATAGCCCTCTGTATTACGGGTGCAAGCGGAGTAATATACGGGATAAAACTCCTGCAAGTATTGGAGGAGTTAGATTTTTCAGTAGACTTGGTAATTTCAAGGAACGCAAAAGTAGTATTAAAGGAAGAGCACTCTTTAACCTTCGAAGAGGTTCTTAAAGGTCTCAAAAACGTCCGTATTCACGAGGAGAATGACTTTACCTCACCTCTCGCGAGCGGCTCAAGGCTTGTCCATTACAGGGGTGTTTACGTAGTTCCCTGTTCCACGAATACGTTATCCTGCATAGCAAACGGCATAAACAAAAACCTTATTCACAGAGTAGGGGAGGTGGCCCTGAAGGAGAGAGTTCCCTTGGTTTTGCTCGTTAGAGAAGCTCCGTACAACGAGATACACCTTGAAAACATGCTAAAAATTACGAGGATGGGGGGAGTTGTAGTTCCCGCAAGTCCCGCCTTTTATCACAAACCACAAAGTATAGACGACATGATAAACTTCGTTGTGGGAAAGCTTTTGGACGTTTTGAGGATAGAGCATAATCTTTATAAGAGATGGAGAGGGTGAAGTTCAACAGTACGGGAATAAAGGACAAAGAAAAGATTTACGAAATACTGAGAAAGGAAGGGTATTCAGTTTACGAGTGGTACGATTCTCCCGGAACTTACTACCCGACTCACACTCATCCAGACAGGGAAATCAGGTGGGTGATTGAGGGAGAAGTTGTGATCGGAGCTGAGGGTAAGGAGTTCGTGTTGAAAGAAGGTGATATGATAGAGCTTGAGCCGAACACTCCCCACTGGGCTAAAACGGAAAAGGGCGTAAGGTACATATGCGGTTCTAAGTAAAAAAGGAAAGAAAGGATTGCCCCTGCAGGGGCCGTGAGTAGGCTTCAGAAGGTGTACGAAACGGAAAGATAATAAGTCCTTCCGGGCTCGGGAACCTTTACACCCGTTCTGAAGGGATTTCTCAAATAAGAGAGGTGCGTATAGTAGAGTTTATCAAACAGGTTGTTAATTCCCGCAACAACCCTCAGGTTCCTGTAATTAACCCCACCCTTCAAGTTAATTATTCCGTATCCTGAGGTCTTTTCCTCCTGAAGGTCACTATCTACGTTGTCCTGAGTTGCGGCAAGCACTCCCTCAACCTGTCCAAAGTACATGCCTGTGTCGTATCTGAGGGCTAACCTCGCGGTGAGCGGCGGTATTTCTGCTATATCTTTGTCCGTTATGTTTTTTGCAGGATAAGTATCGTCCTTCCTTCCCCTAGTGTACGCTACGTTTCCATCAAAGAAGATTGTATCCGTAATCGCGTAGCTTCCGCTCAGTTCAAAGCCGTAGAAGTATGCGTCTATGTTTGTGTAGGACATGGCTTTAGTGTTCTGGTTCATCATGTTTCCGCTGGACGGTGCGGTTGCCCTGTAAACGTATATGTAATCTTTAACGTAACTGAGGAAAGTTCTCAGTTCCCCACTGTACCTTTCTCCAGTTAGTTTTATTCCGAGGTCAAGTTCGTTGTTCCTCTCTGGGTCCAGTTTGGGATTTCCCACCCAGTCTCCCATCGTATTTTCCATTTTTCCCATCCTGTCGAGGGCAAAGTAGCGTTCCTGAGGATCGGGAACCCTGACCGCCGAACCTAACCCTGCAAAGAGCTCAATTCCCTCCTTCAGTTCGTAGAACACCTGAACGTTTCCCGAGGGATACACGTCAGTTTGAGAAGTGTCGGTGGTGTTGTGGTAATGTCTGTAGAGGTTTATATTTGCCTTTCCTGAATCCGCTTTTGTCTTGGACCAGTCAAGTCTGAGCCCTGCGACGAGTCTAAGCTTCGGAGATAGCTTTTTCCTGTATTCCCCGTAAAGTCCGAAGTTGTAAACGTCAACGTCGGGAATCGTGTTCTGAGTTCTGTACATTCCCATGTTTCTCATGTACATGGTTGTTTGTGCTTTCCAATACCTGTAAAAAGTATCAATACCGAAGCTGAAATCTCCGAAGCTGTATTCGCCTTTAAAGCCGTAAACCTTTGACTTTGCGTAGGTTCCCATTGTATACCCGCGGGGTGCGTTCTGAGATATTACCCTTTTTGGGTTTGTCATCCAGTGTCTGACGGAAGAACCGTATAGTTGGGCCTTAAACCTCTTCCCTTCAAGTCCTAAGTTTACCCGGTCCACCTCGTCATATATTCCATCCATCATAAGGTAGGGGTAGAGTACGTCTGTAGCCCTCTGGTGTGCGTAATCAAGCTTAAACTTCACACCATCCGTAATCTTGTACCTGAGTTTTGCCCATGCCGTGTGTATGTTAAAGGCTGTAGAATCCCTTTCGTCCTGAGAGTAAGCTGAAGGGTTGCCCGAGGGGTATATCTCCGTTATCTTTCTACCTTTTCCGTCTTCATAGGGCTTTCCGAACCTGAAAGCGTATCCTATCAGGAATGAGAGTCTGTCTTTTCCGTAAGAGAAGTAAAAGGAAGGGTTAATAGTGCTCCAGTTGTCCGCGTAAGTGGTTATCCTTCCTTCCATTCCCTCTTTGGGTTCTTTGGTTTTGACGTTAACCGTTCCTCCTACCGCTCCGTAATTTCTAACGTCAAAGGGACCTTTTATGACTTCAACACTTTCAACTTCAGAAAAGTCCACGTGGAATATTCCCGGATCCATCCTGTTTGGACAAGCGTTGTAAACCCTTGCTCCGTCAAAGAGCTGGTTTACCTCGTCCTTTTTAAATCCCCTGATTACAACGTCGTTCGCTATGGCACCCTTTCTTACTTTCCAGACTCCGGGAATGTTGTACTCAAGTGCTTCTCCCACGTCCTTCGCAGGCAGTTCCCTCACCACGTCTTCGGTCAAAACTTCTCTCTTTCCGATAACTTGAATTTCTTCAAGGTTCACTTCCTGAGCAAAGGCAACCGAAAACAGCGCTCCTAAAAGCAGAGTTCTCTTCATATCCCACCTCCGTTCATCTTATGTTAATTTTAACAAATTTTTAAACATAATTTAACGTTAAATTTAACATTGATGGGAGCCAAATACTCCTTCCTCGGATACTTGCTTTCTGGTCTCCTCCACGGAGCCCTGTTATTTTCCTTGACACACGCAGGTTTAGAAGTGCGCGAACAAAAATCAAAAGAACCCGTAGGACTTTCCCTGAAAACCTTGCAGATCAAAAAGGAAGAGCCAAAGACGGTAAGTACGATTAAGAAATCTGAGAAAAAGACAATCAAGAAGGAACAAAAAGTTGTGAAAAAGCCCAAAAAAACTTTTAAGAAAAAATACAAGAAAAGACATAGAAGAAAAATCGTAAAACCTAAAAAATACGCTGTTAAGAAAATACACAAAACGGAAAAAGTAAAAAATGTAATTGCACAAAAACCAAAAAAGGTTACAAAATTAACAGAAAAGAAAGTTATTCATGAAAACAATTTAGGCTTACACGGAAAAACTAATGTACTGGAAGGGAGTCCAGTAAAAAGAATAAACACTTATGAGCAAATTACAGTCGCTAAAAAGACAGAATTTTCGTATAAAAAAGAATTTTTGAAAATCAATTTTGAAAAAATCAGAAATTACGTTCAGGAAAGGATAAAGTACCCTTACATAGCGAGGCGTATGGGGTGGGAAGGGAAAGTAATCCTTGAGATTATACTCTCAGAAAAAGGGTGTGAGAGCGTAAGGGTTGCCCACTCAAGCGGTCACAAGGTTTTGGACAGAAATGCGGTGGAGACGGTAAAGGCTCTTTGTGGGAAGTTTCCAAAACCCAGAGAAAAGATAAGGTTAAGGCTTCCAATATCCTATGTGCTCAGATAACCTGTTTCTGTAGCAGGGAAGTTCTTTCTTCATCGCGTACCTGAGTTTTTCTTCCGCCATCACCAGGATGGGCTCGAGTTTTTCGCGAAGAGCTATCAGCACTTTCTCATCGGGTTTTTCCTGCATGAGTTCCAGAGAAACTGCGTTAAAGAGGGCTTCTGCCATGCCAAAATCAAAGGGAGCACAGTACTTTCCTTCGTGATTTCTTAAAAACTCAACTCTCCTTTTTAGGGAAAAGTAATCGACGAGTTCTATAAACTTTTCCTTTTCGTAATGCTTTTCGTAAAAACATTCATCCATAATACCATCGCAGTACTCTTCGAAGTAAACCCTCGGTTCAAAAGTTATTAACTCCGTTAAGGGTTCTCTCTCCGTGTAAGCACCCCTCACCGCCTTTTTAGTGTTCTTACTCATTAACGTAAACAAGGTCTTTATCCTGTCTTCTTTGTATTCCACCGCGTAAAGCTTTATCGCTTCGTAATACCCCTTTACCTTCCCGTAGAGGTATGGTGTTTCCTCCTTTGCGTTTGCATCTTTCAATTGAGAAAAGAGCGATTCGGCTCTGAGGAGGTAATCGCTTACGAAAGAAAATGAAATTCCGAACAGGATAATTAAAAGTAGAAACCTTTTCATATCCACCCCCTTAAATTAATCTATCACGATAGCGTGCAGACACTTTAAGTAAAGGCTTTCGGGAAAAGTAGGTAAGTAAGGGTGGTCTATCGGCTGGAGGTTCAGGGATTTTATTATTATCCTTCGTTTTACATCCGTTGAGGCGAGTCTTACCTGTCTAATCATCTCCTCAGAACTTATTTGGTAGGTACAGGAGCATATAAAGAGGCTTCCTCCCTTTTTTAGTTTCTGGAAGGAGTAGTAAGCCAATTTCCATATAGCCCAGAGGATGCTTTCCTTTTCCTTTTTCGTTTTCGCAATTGCTGGCGGATCCGCTATTATAAGATCCCATTCCTCTTTACTTTCCTGTATAAAATCAAAGGCGTTTCCGAGTACAAAGTCTGCTTTTACGGAGTTCAGTTTTGCATTTTCCCTTGCGAGTTCAACAGCCCTCTTGTTAATGTCAACCCCCACCACCTTAGCGCCCCTGTTTGCACAGTAAACGGAAAATCCCCCCGAATAACAAAAGAGAT
The genomic region above belongs to Aquifex aeolicus VF5 and contains:
- the ftsZ gene encoding cell division protein FtsZ, which codes for MEEFVNPCKIKVIGVGGGGSNAVNRMYEDGIEGVELYAINTDVQHLSTLKVPNKIQIGEKVTRGLGAGAKPEVGEEAALEDIDKIKEILRDTDMVFISAGLGGGTGTGAAPVIAKTAKEMGILTVAVATLPFRFEGPRKMEKALKGLEKLKESSDAYIVIHNDKIKELSNRTLTIKDAFKEVDSVLSKAVRGITSIVVTPAVINVDFADVRTTLEEGGLSIIGMGEGRGDEKADIAVEKAVTSPLLEGNTIEGARRLLVTIWTSEDIPYDIVDEVMERIHSKVHPEAEIIFGAVLEPQEQDFIRVAIVATDFPEEKFQVGEKEVKFKVIKKEEKEEPKEEPKPLSDTTYLEEEEIPAVIRRKNKRLL
- the moaC gene encoding cyclic pyranopterin monophosphate synthase MoaC yields the protein MRTVDITTKIETLREAKAYGRIRLKPETVKLIKENKVPKGNLVEATKLSGIFGAKKTGELLPFCHPIPLDFVALEVKVNEDNLEVFSTVRGIARTGYEMEALTAVTTALLNVYDMCKALDDSMVIEEVKLLEKSGGKSDWFRRLDGVKVNLHAENEGLRKIAEDYLKELGATFAEEAELYISIGDNLPINKEIRSLERVISLYDFRRNPKEVGKEIRVGWSDDALIIILPESEEKIRFFFETFGGIIGNLLCRR
- a CDS encoding UbiX family flavin prenyltransferase, yielding MQKIALCITGASGVIYGIKLLQVLEELDFSVDLVISRNAKVVLKEEHSLTFEEVLKGLKNVRIHEENDFTSPLASGSRLVHYRGVYVVPCSTNTLSCIANGINKNLIHRVGEVALKERVPLVLLVREAPYNEIHLENMLKITRMGGVVVPASPAFYHKPQSIDDMINFVVGKLLDVLRIEHNLYKRWRG
- a CDS encoding cupin domain-containing protein, with amino-acid sequence MERVKFNSTGIKDKEKIYEILRKEGYSVYEWYDSPGTYYPTHTHPDREIRWVIEGEVVIGAEGKEFVLKEGDMIELEPNTPHWAKTEKGVRYICGSK
- a CDS encoding TonB-dependent receptor; the protein is MKRTLLLGALFSVAFAQEVNLEEIQVIGKREVLTEDVVRELPAKDVGEALEYNIPGVWKVRKGAIANDVVIRGFKKDEVNQLFDGARVYNACPNRMDPGIFHVDFSEVESVEVIKGPFDVRNYGAVGGTVNVKTKEPKEGMEGRITTYADNWSTINPSFYFSYGKDRLSFLIGYAFRFGKPYEDGKGRKITEIYPSGNPSAYSQDERDSTAFNIHTAWAKLRYKITDGVKFKLDYAHQRATDVLYPYLMMDGIYDEVDRVNLGLEGKRFKAQLYGSSVRHWMTNPKRVISQNAPRGYTMGTYAKSKVYGFKGEYSFGDFSFGIDTFYRYWKAQTTMYMRNMGMYRTQNTIPDVDVYNFGLYGEYRKKLSPKLRLVAGLRLDWSKTKADSGKANINLYRHYHNTTDTSQTDVYPSGNVQVFYELKEGIELFAGLGSAVRVPDPQERYFALDRMGKMENTMGDWVGNPKLDPERNNELDLGIKLTGERYSGELRTFLSYVKDYIYVYRATAPSSGNMMNQNTKAMSYTNIDAYFYGFELSGSYAITDTIFFDGNVAYTRGRKDDTYPAKNITDKDIAEIPPLTARLALRYDTGMYFGQVEGVLAATQDNVDSDLQEEKTSGYGIINLKGGVNYRNLRVVAGINNLFDKLYYTHLSYLRNPFRTGVKVPEPGRTYYLSVSYTF
- a CDS encoding energy transducer TonB family protein, with the translated sequence MGAKYSFLGYLLSGLLHGALLFSLTHAGLEVREQKSKEPVGLSLKTLQIKKEEPKTVSTIKKSEKKTIKKEQKVVKKPKKTFKKKYKKRHRRKIVKPKKYAVKKIHKTEKVKNVIAQKPKKVTKLTEKKVIHENNLGLHGKTNVLEGSPVKRINTYEQITVAKKTEFSYKKEFLKINFEKIRNYVQERIKYPYIARRMGWEGKVILEIILSEKGCESVRVAHSSGHKVLDRNAVETVKALCGKFPKPREKIRLRLPISYVLR